The Pseudomonadota bacterium sequence TCTTGCGGAGCGATCGCAGCTCCTTGGTCAGCGCCTTGAGCATCGTCTCGCGGTGGGTGCGCGGCACGCCGTATCCGGCGCCGGTCATCTCGAAGTGATCGCCGATGCGGACGAGCCAGCCCAGGAAGAGGTCGAGCCTCTTCATCTGGTGGGTGGCGGCCTTCTCGCGCACGAAGACTTCGTCACCGACGACGAGATCGACGACGCGGAAGCCGTGGTCGACCTGGACCTCCTGCACCTCGAAGAGCGACGGCCACGCGGTGTCCCGCAGCGCCTCGAGCGCCTCCACCTCCGCGGCCTTGAGCGCCCAGCCCTGCTCGCGCAGGAGCAGGTCGATCGACCTGTCGCCGTTCGCGTCCGCGTGGCCGTAGGCGAGGTACGCGAGGGCCAGCGGCCCTTCCCACTCGTCGAACGGATCGTCCGGGGCGGCGAGCCGTTCGAACGCCTGGCGCGCCCTGTCTGCGTTCCGCACGGAGAAGTCGAGCAGCTTGCGCAGCGCCGTCTCGTACCCCTCCTTGCCGCCGCCCTGCCGCAGGAAGCCGCAGCCGTCGGGACACTGGACTTCGCGCCTCTGATGCTGGGCGCAGCAACGGGGACAGAGGTTCCCCTCGAGTGCCGGGCATGGGCGCTTGGCGCCGCCGTCTCCGCATCGTGCGCACTTGGCCATGACGCTCGCTAGCCTACCATGTCCCGCGGAAGTTTCGAGAGGCGCCGCGCCTTTCACCCGACGGCGGCGGCCTTCCGGAACACGGCGAGGTTCGCCTCGAGCGCGGCGGGCGGGGCGGCGGATCGGATCGCCGCCTCGGCGACCGCCACGTCGACCCCGGGGACGAGCCCGAGCGCGGCGAGCCGGCCGAGGAGCGCGCTGTTCTGCATCCGCGGGTCCTCGAGCCCGTCGACGAAGACGCGGTGCAGGGCCCCGCGCTTGGCGGCCACGGCCGCGTCGATCGCCGCGACGTCCGGGTAGCGCGCCTGGCCCATGCGCACCGCCACCGGCTGGTACACCGCGTCGTAGTAGAGCAGGGCGCCGCCGTCCCGAAGGTGGCTCTGCGCGGCGCGCAGCCCCTCGAGCCGCTCGAGCGCGATCACGACGTGCGCCTCGCCCTCCGGGATCCGCGGGGTGAAGACGCCCTCCCCGAGCCGCAGGTGGGAGATCACGGTGCCGCCGCGCTGCGCGAGGCCGTGCGTGTCGCACCCGTGGATGACGTGGCCGGCCTTGAGGCACGCCTGGCCGAGCGTCTCGGTGAGCAGGCCGATCCCCTGGCCGCCGACGCCGCACAGGTAGAGGTTCTGGACCGCACCGCTCATGAGGCACCTCCCGGGCGCTGCCGGACGAGCGCCTTGACCGGACAGGTCTGCGCGCAGGAGCCGTCGCCGATGCACAGATCCGCGTGCACGGTGATCGTCCCGTCCTCGGCGCGCACGAACGACGGGCACGCGAACTCGGCGGCGCAGACGTGGCGCTTGTCGCACAGCGCCTGGTCCAGCTTGATGGGCGGCATCCGGAAGCCCGGGTTCTTCCGCCTGGAATCGCGGGTGAACTTGAGCATGCACGGGTGGCGCGCGATCACGACCGCGAACCCCGGGTGCGCCATCGCCTCCTTCACGAGGGCGGTGAGCTTCGCCTGCTCGTAGGCGTCGACCTCGCGCAGGAACTTGACCCCGAGCGCCTCGAAGAGCGGCTTGAACGGGATCTTCGGGCCGACCTCGCCCGAGCCGAAGCGCGGCTGGTGGCCGGTCATCGCGGTCGTGCCGTTGTCCAGCACGACGAGCACGACGTCGTGGTCGTGGACCGCCGCGTTGATGACGCCCGGCAGCCCGGCGTGCAGCAGCGTCGAGTCGCCGATGAACGTCACGACCTTGCGCGACGGGTTCCGGATCGCCATCCCGGAGCCGGTCGAGATCGCGTGGCCCATCGAGAACAGCACCTGCCCGACCTCGTACGGCGGCTGGAAGCCGAGCGAGTGGCAGCCGATGTCCGCGACCGTGATCGAGCTCGCCTCGAGCGCCGCCTGGATCGCGTGGAACGCCGATCTGTGCCCGCAGCCGGGGCACATCTGCGGGAGGCGCGGCGGCGCCGGGGCGGCCGGGGTCGCGAGCGCGGCGGGCGGATCGAACGCGTCCGGCCAGGTCTCGGCGAGGAGCGCGAGGACGCGTCGCGGGCCGAGCTCGCCCATGAGCTGCTCCCGACAGGTCCGCGTGCGGATCGCGGTCTCGAGCCCCGCGTCCCAGGCGATCGCCTTGATCTCGGTCTCCATC is a genomic window containing:
- a CDS encoding 2-oxoacid:acceptor oxidoreductase family protein, with the translated sequence MSGAVQNLYLCGVGGQGIGLLTETLGQACLKAGHVIHGCDTHGLAQRGGTVISHLRLGEGVFTPRIPEGEAHVVIALERLEGLRAAQSHLRDGGALLYYDAVYQPVAVRMGQARYPDVAAIDAAVAAKRGALHRVFVDGLEDPRMQNSALLGRLAALGLVPGVDVAVAEAAIRSAAPPAALEANLAVFRKAAAVG
- a CDS encoding indolepyruvate ferredoxin oxidoreductase subunit alpha, with amino-acid sequence MAKLKDRLVDPAGWTDLVMGNWAAARAMIDSGTRVVTTFPGSPTPEIAAALELVPGPARTFYFEYSTNEKVALEVAAGASLNGHLSAVFFKSVGLNVASDSMIQLPLMQLIGGMIVLLGDDPGANSSQNEQDNRWFSRMSYMPMFEPATPQETYDMYKEAVALSRRLAMPVAFRMTTHVCHARELVTVGAADPAPADWTPRFDAANGPYVPITKTVFPLKRRALEKLEAVREVAESTPSNAVLAPNGGAPWNGKRLGVVGAALPAMAALEVIGASARPVEILKLGLSHPLPRRRIAEFLAAHDEVLVLEELDPVMETEIKAIAWDAGLETAIRTRTCREQLMGELGPRRVLALLAETWPDAFDPPAALATPAAPAPPRLPQMCPGCGHRSAFHAIQAALEASSITVADIGCHSLGFQPPYEVGQVLFSMGHAISTGSGMAIRNPSRKVVTFIGDSTLLHAGLPGVINAAVHDHDVVLVVLDNGTTAMTGHQPRFGSGEVGPKIPFKPLFEALGVKFLREVDAYEQAKLTALVKEAMAHPGFAVVIARHPCMLKFTRDSRRKNPGFRMPPIKLDQALCDKRHVCAAEFACPSFVRAEDGTITVHADLCIGDGSCAQTCPVKALVRQRPGGAS